From Acidimicrobiales bacterium, one genomic window encodes:
- a CDS encoding DUF222 domain-containing protein: protein MALAELDDLSEAIRLAAKVDYALLPSGEAQAAAEKVQRLKAQLVALEAEALGAYDASMEWTVGGHRSPAGALRHRCRLRGSTARAAVSLARKLRSMPATSLALHDGAISESHARRLCLAATRPEFAEAEAFLLRKAASLSYADWDRAVSYWEQVVDEARRGDDPEPPDPQEQDRAFHSSKTLAGMGRLDGWLDPIGFDEFSEGLHRIEQEMFEADWQQAKAAHGSRTTAELLWRSPAQRRADALVEMARRSMTAPKDGKQPRPLVIVHVDHDTFERALAQLAGEPAPEPFGTDRRCELDDGTVISPTKMMELGIVGDVRRLVYASPGVILDYGRKVRLFTGALREAICARDRFCTHPGCEIPARRCEIDHEIDWDHGGPTNHRNGRAKCSFHHRRHKYGAG from the coding sequence ATGGCACTGGCGGAGTTGGACGATCTGAGCGAGGCGATACGGCTGGCCGCGAAGGTCGACTATGCGCTGCTTCCCAGCGGCGAGGCGCAGGCGGCGGCCGAGAAGGTGCAGCGGCTGAAGGCGCAGCTCGTGGCGCTCGAGGCCGAGGCGTTGGGCGCCTACGACGCGTCGATGGAGTGGACGGTCGGCGGCCACCGCTCCCCTGCGGGAGCGCTGCGCCATCGGTGTCGGCTGCGGGGCAGTACCGCACGTGCTGCGGTCTCGTTGGCCCGCAAGCTCCGATCGATGCCGGCGACGTCGCTGGCACTCCACGACGGAGCCATCTCCGAGTCACACGCACGGCGGCTCTGTCTCGCCGCCACCCGTCCTGAGTTCGCCGAGGCCGAGGCGTTCCTCCTGCGCAAGGCTGCGTCGCTGTCGTATGCCGACTGGGACCGGGCCGTCAGCTACTGGGAGCAGGTGGTCGACGAGGCCCGCCGAGGTGATGATCCCGAGCCGCCCGACCCTCAGGAGCAGGACCGTGCCTTCCACTCGTCGAAGACGCTGGCGGGCATGGGGAGACTCGACGGATGGCTCGATCCGATCGGCTTCGACGAGTTCTCCGAGGGACTCCACCGCATCGAGCAGGAGATGTTCGAAGCCGACTGGCAACAGGCCAAGGCCGCCCACGGCTCGCGGACCACAGCCGAGCTGCTGTGGCGATCGCCGGCGCAACGGCGGGCGGATGCACTGGTGGAGATGGCCCGACGATCGATGACGGCACCAAAGGACGGGAAACAACCCCGCCCACTGGTGATCGTCCACGTCGACCACGACACCTTCGAGCGGGCGCTCGCCCAACTCGCCGGCGAACCCGCCCCGGAGCCCTTCGGCACCGATCGGCGCTGCGAACTCGACGACGGCACCGTGATCTCCCCCACCAAGATGATGGAGCTCGGAATCGTCGGCGACGTCCGACGGCTCGTCTATGCATCCCCCGGTGTGATCCTCGACTACGGACGCAAGGTTCGCCTGTTCACCGGTGCCCTGCGCGAGGCCATCTGTGCCCGCGACCGCTTCTGCACCCACCCGGGGTGCGAGATCCCGGCCCGTCGGTGCGAGATCGACCACGAGATCGACTGGGACCACGGTGGACCGACGAATCACCGCAACGGACGAGCCAAGTGCTCGTTCCACCACCGCCGCCACAAATACGGCGCCGGATAG
- a CDS encoding cyclase family protein, with protein MSDAGPQHIDLSHRITDGMDTYPGLPAPVIGTHLSREAAEQAYGPGITFHIGMIEICTNTGTYIDVPFHRYAHGHDLAELALDRVAAVPAVCLDALGVTAIDLGETDLSSLAGHAVLVRTDHSRLFGTPAYAEHHPHLTAAAAEALVAADVACVGIDSLNIDATDDGQRPVHSILLAADIPIIEHLTNLDALGPSGFTFTAVPPKIEGAGTFTVRAYATVG; from the coding sequence ATGAGCGACGCCGGCCCCCAGCACATCGACCTCAGCCATCGGATCACCGATGGGATGGACACCTATCCGGGGCTTCCGGCGCCGGTGATCGGCACGCATCTGTCCCGCGAGGCGGCGGAACAGGCGTATGGCCCGGGCATCACGTTCCACATCGGCATGATCGAGATCTGCACCAACACCGGGACCTACATCGACGTGCCGTTCCATCGCTACGCGCACGGTCACGACCTCGCTGAGCTGGCACTCGACCGTGTCGCCGCCGTGCCTGCGGTCTGTCTCGATGCGCTCGGCGTGACTGCCATCGACCTGGGTGAGACCGATCTGTCGTCGCTGGCCGGCCATGCGGTGCTGGTCCGGACCGACCATTCCCGGCTCTTCGGTACGCCGGCCTACGCCGAGCACCACCCCCATCTCACCGCCGCCGCGGCAGAGGCCCTGGTGGCGGCCGACGTCGCCTGCGTCGGCATCGACTCGCTCAACATCGACGCCACCGACGACGGCCAACGGCCCGTCCACAGCATCCTTCTCGCCGCCGACATCCCGATCATCGAGCATCTCACCAACCTCGACGCGCTCGGGCCGAGCGGCTTCACCTTCACGGCGGTGCCTCCGAAGATCGAAGGCGCGGGCACGTTCACCGTGCGGGCCTACGCCACTGTCGGCTGA
- the arfB gene encoding alternative ribosome rescue aminoacyl-tRNA hydrolase ArfB yields MSSRWTVPEDEVTLRYMASGGPGGQHANRSNTKVEAVFRIAESTSMPAFLKERVSAKLGEVIRVTVDDERSQYRNRQLALERIQARVDAAAKVERPRRDTKPTRGSQRRRLDAKRKRGDVKRQRRRPSTEE; encoded by the coding sequence ATGTCGTCACGCTGGACGGTTCCAGAGGACGAGGTGACGCTGCGCTACATGGCGTCGGGAGGACCCGGCGGTCAGCACGCCAACCGGTCCAACACCAAGGTCGAGGCGGTCTTCCGTATCGCTGAATCGACGTCGATGCCGGCGTTTCTGAAAGAACGGGTGTCGGCCAAGCTCGGCGAGGTCATTCGGGTGACCGTCGACGACGAACGGTCCCAGTACCGCAATCGCCAACTCGCCCTGGAGCGGATCCAGGCCCGTGTCGATGCGGCGGCGAAGGTGGAACGTCCCCGCAGGGACACGAAGCCGACCCGGGGGAGTCAGCGTCGGCGTCTCGACGCCAAGCGCAAGCGCGGCGATGTGAAGCGACAACGGCGCCGACCGTCGACAGAGGAGTGA
- a CDS encoding histidine phosphatase family protein translates to MLILVRHGRTEANASGELLGRRDPGLDETGRLQAAAIGRALEGVDRVISSPLRRCQETAEAIGLPVDTDQRFIELDYGALEGTPVADVPASTWAAWRADTGWRPEAGESLDDLAARVWPALTDLIAEASTRDVAVVSHVSPIKAAVAWALGIGIESQWRCFVQQASISRIAVGGPAPSLHSFNEVHHLV, encoded by the coding sequence ATGCTGATCCTGGTCCGCCACGGCCGCACCGAGGCCAATGCCTCGGGCGAGCTTCTGGGCCGTCGTGACCCCGGTCTCGACGAGACGGGCCGTCTCCAGGCCGCCGCGATCGGGCGCGCGCTGGAAGGAGTCGATCGGGTCATTTCGAGCCCGTTGCGCCGGTGCCAGGAGACCGCCGAGGCGATCGGCCTCCCGGTCGACACCGACCAGCGATTCATCGAGCTCGACTATGGCGCGCTGGAAGGAACCCCGGTGGCCGACGTGCCCGCGTCGACGTGGGCGGCCTGGCGGGCCGACACCGGCTGGCGCCCCGAGGCCGGGGAGAGCCTCGACGACCTCGCCGCTCGTGTCTGGCCGGCGCTGACCGATCTGATCGCCGAGGCATCGACCCGTGATGTGGCGGTCGTCAGCCATGTCTCGCCGATCAAGGCCGCCGTGGCGTGGGCGCTCGGTATCGGCATCGAATCCCAGTGGCGGTGCTTCGTGCAACAGGCGTCGATCTCCCGCATCGCGGTGGGAGGACCGGCACCGTCGCTGCACAGCTTCAACGAGGTGCACCACCTGGTATGA
- a CDS encoding transglycosylase domain-containing protein has protein sequence MRGLIGLLRFATVIIGGGIAVAFTLAALGPRIVEIYGANESTAVEINLEELALRTIVYDANGDEFDVLYGEQNRQLVELDDVSAAMIEAVIAVEDEGFYEHTGIDAKAIARAFIRNVNAGGIEEGGSTITQQLIKNAVVGDDQDVDRKIAEAALARRLERQFTKDEILEKYLNTVYFGGGAYGVVAAAEIYYGITPAELDYPQAAMLAGLIQNPSRFDPTLNPIAARDRRDVALRRLVATGDITEEDAERYRAVPVPTTRFVPSEWQPDNYFIEEVRRRLLEDPRLGTTDEERAEALFSGGLRVYTTYDPAAYDAARAAVDRFTPDDDRGFVAALASVEPGTGKVRAIIGGPGFDVPGFGEFNIATQGGRPTGSSFKAFVLAAAMEKGIVPSDQINGAGPCEFDNPGGSPDPYRATNFGGGSSGSVRTVRSQTLSSSNCAYLRLGQIVGLSNVADTARALGVTADLSSLPISMPLGPLDITPLDMATAYATFANDGLQVDPIFIERVEDRSGNIVFVNEPDPSRAISTQSARLVTSVLEANVRGGTGTGAQIPGQTAAGKTGTGQSFKNAWFVGYTPYLATAVWMGNPLAEVEMRGVRIPELGYRSGVTGGSAPAAIWQAFNEFYHADLEPRSFDAPAPTRPGERLRTDDEEDRYKQLVGSPCGDSSSEVDEDEDGVVDFCEDSGFVFDPSIGRCPTLLVPFDEDDDGKFDTCIPPTTTTTTTTTTTTTEPPPTTDPPTTTSTTTTTTTTTEPPTTTTTVPPTTTTSG, from the coding sequence GTGCGTGGGCTCATCGGTCTCCTCCGATTCGCAACGGTGATCATCGGCGGCGGCATCGCCGTTGCGTTCACGCTCGCCGCCCTCGGGCCCCGCATCGTCGAGATCTACGGCGCCAACGAGTCGACCGCCGTCGAGATCAATCTGGAGGAGTTGGCGCTGCGCACGATCGTCTACGACGCCAACGGCGACGAGTTCGATGTGCTGTACGGCGAGCAGAATCGACAGCTCGTCGAGCTCGACGACGTGAGCGCGGCAATGATCGAGGCGGTCATCGCGGTCGAGGACGAGGGGTTCTACGAGCACACGGGCATCGATGCGAAGGCGATCGCCCGTGCGTTCATCCGCAACGTCAACGCCGGCGGGATCGAGGAGGGCGGCTCGACGATCACCCAGCAGTTGATCAAGAACGCCGTTGTGGGCGACGACCAGGACGTCGATCGCAAGATCGCCGAGGCGGCGCTGGCACGGCGACTCGAACGCCAGTTCACGAAGGACGAGATCCTCGAGAAGTACCTCAACACCGTCTACTTCGGCGGCGGCGCCTACGGCGTCGTCGCCGCGGCGGAGATCTACTACGGCATCACCCCGGCCGAGCTCGACTATCCGCAGGCGGCCATGCTCGCCGGCCTCATCCAGAACCCGTCGCGCTTCGATCCGACCCTGAACCCGATCGCGGCACGCGACCGGCGCGACGTCGCGCTTCGTCGTCTGGTGGCGACGGGCGACATCACCGAGGAAGATGCCGAGCGCTATCGGGCGGTGCCTGTCCCGACGACCCGCTTCGTGCCGTCCGAGTGGCAGCCCGACAACTACTTCATCGAAGAGGTTCGCCGTCGTTTGCTGGAGGACCCGCGTCTCGGCACGACCGACGAGGAGCGGGCCGAGGCCCTGTTCAGCGGCGGCCTTCGGGTCTACACGACCTATGACCCCGCCGCCTACGACGCGGCGAGGGCGGCCGTCGACCGCTTCACCCCCGACGACGACCGGGGCTTCGTCGCCGCGCTGGCATCGGTCGAACCGGGAACGGGGAAGGTCCGGGCCATCATCGGGGGGCCGGGGTTCGATGTGCCGGGCTTCGGTGAGTTCAACATCGCGACCCAGGGCGGCAGACCGACAGGTTCTTCGTTCAAGGCGTTCGTTCTGGCCGCCGCGATGGAGAAGGGGATCGTTCCGTCCGATCAGATCAACGGCGCCGGCCCGTGCGAGTTCGACAATCCGGGCGGGAGTCCCGATCCGTATCGAGCCACGAACTTCGGTGGAGGCAGCTCCGGCTCGGTCCGCACGGTCCGCAGTCAGACGTTGTCGTCGTCGAATTGCGCCTATCTCCGGCTCGGTCAGATCGTGGGCCTCTCGAACGTGGCCGACACCGCCCGGGCGCTCGGCGTGACCGCCGATCTCTCGTCGCTCCCGATCTCGATGCCGCTCGGGCCGCTCGACATCACACCGCTCGACATGGCGACCGCGTACGCCACGTTCGCCAATGACGGCCTTCAGGTCGACCCGATCTTCATCGAGCGGGTCGAGGACCGATCCGGCAACATCGTCTTCGTCAACGAGCCGGACCCGTCTCGGGCGATCTCGACCCAATCGGCCCGGCTCGTCACCTCGGTACTGGAGGCGAATGTGCGCGGCGGCACCGGCACCGGCGCACAGATCCCGGGCCAGACGGCGGCCGGCAAGACCGGTACCGGCCAGTCCTTCAAGAACGCATGGTTCGTCGGCTACACGCCCTATCTCGCAACGGCCGTGTGGATGGGGAATCCGTTGGCCGAGGTGGAGATGCGAGGCGTTCGCATTCCCGAGCTCGGCTACCGCAGCGGCGTGACCGGCGGCTCGGCTCCGGCCGCGATCTGGCAGGCGTTCAACGAGTTCTACCATGCCGATCTCGAACCCCGATCGTTCGATGCTCCGGCGCCGACGAGGCCTGGCGAACGGCTGCGGACCGACGACGAGGAGGACCGCTACAAGCAGCTGGTCGGCAGCCCGTGTGGCGACAGCTCCAGCGAGGTCGACGAGGACGAGGACGGGGTCGTCGATTTCTGCGAGGATTCCGGCTTCGTCTTCGACCCCTCGATCGGACGGTGCCCGACACTGCTGGTGCCGTTCGACGAAGACGACGACGGCAAGTTCGACACCTGTATTCCGCCGACCACCACGACGACCACGACGACCACGACGACGACCACGGAACCGCCACCGACGACGGATCCACCCACGACGACCTCGACCACCACGACGACGACAACAACAACGGAACCACCGACGACTACGACGACGGTTCCACCGACCACGACGACCTCAGGCTGA
- a CDS encoding PilZ domain-containing protein — protein sequence MDPFARTSSTDERVVDLAARVALAWSVVYLLWRAVFTLGGADAPTAAVLFTAEVLAVVVFAARVHSARDQPIEVVVSPGAPMPDIAAVIDATGTSVDELRTTLVALRRVAGIDRVSVVDGDDSRRLRTVAERLHATVVDPSTGFDEAVMSSGTSWVLLLRSGDLPMPDLVSVAAARCSSPDIAVIQVGIEEADPTSFEYDPDGHWSLEPFEQQVVRPRLAARGSVPWYGDGPVLVRRSALARLDSVGAGHMLDDARRVGLDVIRSGMIVTHLPLTLARVRGPHGLGESLARRHGRAARALRALGPNDLRGIPRPAQLAHLEALVPTIAALQRVLLVAGAVLTLAFGRVPMHASVPVLAALAGPSYLLRWWAHRQFGRGRLGPLSILRSDLRSLGVDLMPLGNLSHRANRAGLGALVAMILVLDVAVIIGAVSVWRDWTNRLPVSAAVIAFALTLGFLAVAMEVLFDAVVRHQRRSNQRVRLGLVTCRIEEIEGQLVDLSTGGAGIVVPATADSIPDVDDVTTVAFRIPDADGAWRNVSALVRIAHRHADPEGGVRLGLAFDDPTDAPLDPVIEFLTIDRRLVALGRHEAAYG from the coding sequence GTGGATCCCTTCGCGCGCACCAGCTCGACCGACGAACGTGTCGTCGACCTCGCTGCCCGTGTCGCCCTGGCGTGGTCTGTCGTCTATCTGCTGTGGCGCGCCGTCTTCACCCTCGGCGGCGCCGACGCACCGACCGCGGCCGTCCTGTTCACGGCCGAGGTTCTCGCCGTCGTCGTGTTCGCGGCACGGGTCCACTCGGCTCGCGACCAGCCGATCGAGGTCGTCGTGTCGCCCGGCGCACCGATGCCCGACATCGCGGCAGTCATCGACGCGACCGGGACATCGGTCGACGAGCTCCGCACCACCCTGGTCGCCCTGCGTCGTGTCGCCGGAATCGATCGGGTGTCGGTCGTCGACGGCGACGACTCGCGGCGACTGCGTACCGTCGCCGAGCGTCTCCACGCGACCGTGGTCGACCCGTCGACCGGGTTCGACGAAGCGGTGATGTCCTCGGGGACGAGCTGGGTGCTCCTCCTGCGGTCCGGCGACCTTCCGATGCCGGACCTCGTGTCGGTTGCCGCGGCGCGTTGCTCGTCGCCCGACATCGCCGTCATCCAGGTGGGGATCGAAGAGGCCGATCCCACGTCCTTCGAGTACGACCCCGACGGGCACTGGTCACTCGAGCCGTTCGAGCAGCAGGTCGTCCGGCCGCGGCTCGCCGCCCGGGGATCGGTTCCCTGGTACGGCGACGGTCCGGTGCTGGTGCGGCGTAGCGCGCTCGCCCGGTTGGACTCGGTCGGCGCGGGCCACATGCTCGACGATGCACGAAGGGTCGGGCTCGACGTGATCCGCAGCGGCATGATCGTGACCCACCTGCCGCTGACCCTCGCCCGGGTGCGGGGGCCGCACGGCCTCGGTGAGAGCCTGGCCCGACGCCATGGCCGAGCCGCCCGGGCGTTGCGGGCCCTCGGTCCGAACGATCTCCGGGGCATTCCGCGCCCGGCGCAGCTGGCCCACCTCGAGGCCCTCGTGCCCACGATCGCCGCCCTGCAGCGGGTGCTCCTCGTCGCCGGCGCAGTCCTCACCCTGGCGTTCGGCCGGGTGCCGATGCACGCGTCGGTGCCCGTTCTCGCCGCGCTGGCCGGCCCGAGCTACCTGCTTCGGTGGTGGGCACACCGTCAGTTCGGCCGGGGCCGTCTGGGACCGTTGTCGATCCTGCGCAGCGACCTGCGCTCGCTCGGCGTCGATCTCATGCCGCTCGGCAACCTCAGCCATCGAGCGAACCGAGCCGGGCTGGGGGCACTCGTCGCGATGATTCTGGTGCTCGACGTCGCCGTCATCATCGGGGCCGTCTCCGTGTGGCGGGACTGGACGAACCGTCTTCCGGTGTCCGCTGCCGTGATCGCCTTCGCCCTCACCCTCGGATTCCTCGCCGTCGCGATGGAGGTGTTGTTCGATGCCGTGGTCCGTCACCAGCGGCGGTCGAACCAGCGGGTGCGGCTCGGCCTGGTCACCTGCCGCATCGAGGAGATCGAGGGTCAACTCGTCGACCTGTCGACGGGCGGTGCCGGCATCGTCGTGCCCGCGACCGCCGACAGCATCCCGGATGTCGACGATGTCACCACCGTCGCGTTCCGGATTCCCGACGCCGACGGCGCGTGGCGCAACGTCTCGGCGCTGGTCCGGATCGCCCACCGTCATGCCGACCCCGAAGGGGGCGTCCGGCTCGGGTTGGCGTTCGACGACCCGACCGACGCGCCACTCGATCCGGTGATCGAGTTCCTCACGATCGACCGGCGGCTCGTCGCCCTCGGGCGTCACGAGGCGGCCTACGGCTGA
- a CDS encoding cold-shock protein has product MPTGTVKFFNNEKGYGFISREDGDDVFVHFSNIDGSGFRTLEEGQKVEFEVGPGRKGDEALGVKVI; this is encoded by the coding sequence ATGCCGACGGGCACAGTGAAGTTCTTCAACAACGAGAAGGGATACGGGTTCATCTCCCGGGAAGACGGCGACGACGTCTTCGTTCACTTCTCCAACATCGACGGCTCGGGTTTCCGAACTCTCGAAGAGGGCCAGAAGGTCGAATTCGAGGTCGGTCCGGGCCGCAAGGGCGACGAAGCCCTCGGCGTGAAGGTCATCTGA
- a CDS encoding carboxyl transferase domain-containing protein, whose product MDTHAAAAPSDCTIVELRVAVGDEVAAGDVLAVVEVMKIEQMVNADADGIVATIETEVGDVLAKGAVIATVTAGAITPRSPTTRRADPDADPDTDRERADLAELRERRAMLDDTARPDAVAKVHARGRRTARENLRDLVDEGSFEEYGSFMYAAQTARRERDDLIANTPGDGIVGGIGRINGDRFPDETSRCAVMSYDYTVLAGTQGYRGHQKKDRLFDICERLRLPLVLFAEGGGGRPGDTDIPTVAGLTVPSFAAISRLSGLVPTVAVVSGRCFAGNAALAGVCDVIIATPDANLGMAGPAMIEGGGLGVFAPEEIGPVDVQTANGVIDVLVDDDAAAVAAVKHYLSFFQGRVETWDCADQAELRDVVPERRKRAYDVREVIRVMTDVGSPLELRPTFGEGMITTLARIEGRPVGILANNPLHLGGAIDANGADKASRFMQLCDGHGLPLLFLCDTPGFMVGPEAEKQAQVRRFGRMFVVGASLRVPFATVVLRKAVGLGAQAMAGGSFHAPLMTVAWPTGEVSGMGIEGAVTLGARRELEAIEDPDERAAAFDARVQAMYQRSKALNAAAHHEVDDVIDPADTRRRIVNLLRSTPADPERMPRPHIDTW is encoded by the coding sequence ATGGACACCCACGCCGCAGCTGCGCCCTCCGACTGCACGATCGTCGAGCTGCGGGTCGCCGTCGGCGACGAGGTGGCCGCCGGCGACGTGCTCGCGGTGGTGGAGGTGATGAAGATCGAGCAGATGGTGAACGCGGACGCCGATGGGATCGTGGCGACGATCGAGACCGAGGTCGGTGACGTCCTTGCCAAGGGTGCCGTCATCGCCACGGTGACCGCCGGCGCGATCACGCCGCGGTCGCCGACCACCCGCCGCGCCGACCCCGACGCCGACCCCGACACCGACCGGGAGCGTGCGGATCTTGCCGAGCTGCGGGAACGACGGGCGATGCTCGACGACACCGCCCGACCCGACGCCGTCGCGAAGGTCCACGCCCGCGGGCGACGCACCGCTCGCGAGAACCTCCGTGACCTGGTCGACGAAGGCAGCTTCGAGGAGTACGGCTCGTTCATGTACGCCGCGCAGACGGCGCGTCGTGAACGCGACGACCTGATCGCCAACACGCCGGGCGACGGGATCGTGGGCGGGATCGGCCGGATCAACGGCGATCGGTTCCCCGACGAGACGAGCCGCTGCGCCGTGATGTCCTACGACTACACCGTGCTGGCCGGCACCCAGGGCTACCGGGGCCACCAGAAGAAGGACCGGCTCTTCGACATCTGTGAACGGCTGCGGCTCCCTCTCGTCTTGTTCGCCGAGGGCGGCGGTGGTCGACCCGGCGACACCGACATCCCGACGGTCGCCGGGCTCACCGTCCCTTCGTTCGCGGCGATCTCACGGCTGAGCGGGCTCGTCCCCACCGTCGCCGTCGTCTCCGGACGCTGCTTCGCCGGCAACGCGGCACTCGCCGGAGTCTGCGACGTCATCATCGCAACCCCCGACGCCAACCTCGGCATGGCCGGGCCGGCGATGATCGAGGGCGGCGGTCTGGGTGTGTTCGCTCCCGAGGAGATCGGACCCGTCGACGTGCAGACGGCCAACGGGGTCATCGACGTGCTGGTCGACGACGACGCCGCGGCCGTCGCCGCGGTGAAGCACTATCTGTCGTTCTTCCAGGGCCGGGTCGAGACGTGGGACTGCGCCGACCAGGCCGAGCTGCGCGACGTCGTTCCGGAGCGCCGCAAACGCGCCTACGACGTCAGGGAGGTCATCCGCGTGATGACCGACGTCGGCTCGCCGCTCGAGCTCAGGCCCACATTCGGTGAGGGCATGATCACCACGCTGGCTCGCATCGAGGGCCGGCCCGTCGGCATCCTCGCGAACAACCCGTTGCATCTCGGCGGAGCGATCGACGCGAACGGCGCCGACAAGGCATCGAGATTCATGCAGCTGTGCGACGGACACGGACTGCCGCTCCTCTTCCTCTGTGACACGCCCGGGTTCATGGTCGGTCCCGAGGCCGAGAAGCAGGCGCAGGTGCGCCGTTTCGGGCGCATGTTCGTGGTCGGGGCAAGCCTCCGCGTCCCTTTCGCAACCGTGGTGCTGCGCAAGGCGGTCGGACTCGGTGCCCAGGCGATGGCGGGCGGCAGCTTCCATGCCCCGCTGATGACGGTCGCCTGGCCGACCGGCGAGGTGAGCGGCATGGGCATCGAGGGCGCCGTGACCCTCGGGGCGCGTCGCGAACTCGAGGCCATCGAGGATCCCGACGAGCGGGCGGCGGCATTCGACGCGCGCGTGCAGGCGATGTACCAGCGATCGAAGGCCCTCAACGCCGCTGCGCACCACGAGGTCGACGACGTCATCGACCCGGCCGACACCCGCCGCCGGATCGTGAACCTCCTGCGGAGCACACCCGCCGACCCCGAACGGATGCCCCGCCCCCACATCGACACCTGGTAG
- a CDS encoding TIGR03619 family F420-dependent LLM class oxidoreductase, producing MTPRISVTPKISMTLVTFSADDPGGWAHLTARVKAADAAGLDRIAVSDHVAFGERLDAYGDPKAGGTAGGKQPTGPDGHWLEPLTTIAHLTAVTTRLRFTTNILLAALRRPVVLAKMASTIDVLSGGRLDLGVGVGWQAEEYEAAGLDFADRGAQLDHTLEVIQTLWREERASISSDRLTFDGIHQMPKPVQPGGVPIWVSGTVNPRSMRRLARFGQGWIPWGPDAADLPTGIEKMRAAVAAEGRDPDDIEVVANLPIATDDAGVPDFAGSMAGVGDLAAAGVTDFRAMLRLAPDAADAEERIAEMVAAFRAAT from the coding sequence ATGACACCGAGAATCTCTGTCACACCGAAGATCTCGATGACCCTCGTCACCTTCTCGGCCGACGACCCGGGAGGGTGGGCGCACCTCACCGCCCGGGTCAAGGCGGCCGACGCGGCCGGGCTCGACCGGATCGCGGTGTCGGATCATGTGGCGTTCGGGGAGCGACTCGATGCCTATGGCGACCCGAAAGCGGGGGGCACGGCCGGTGGCAAGCAGCCGACCGGGCCCGACGGCCACTGGCTCGAACCGCTCACGACCATCGCCCATCTGACCGCGGTGACGACGCGCCTGCGCTTCACGACCAACATCCTCCTGGCAGCGCTGCGGCGCCCGGTCGTGCTCGCGAAGATGGCGTCGACGATCGACGTGCTCAGCGGCGGCCGTCTCGACCTCGGCGTCGGGGTCGGGTGGCAGGCCGAGGAGTACGAGGCGGCCGGTCTGGACTTCGCCGACCGCGGCGCCCAGCTCGATCACACCCTCGAGGTCATCCAGACGTTGTGGCGTGAGGAACGGGCATCGATCAGCTCCGACCGGCTCACGTTCGACGGCATCCACCAGATGCCGAAGCCCGTGCAGCCCGGCGGTGTCCCGATCTGGGTGAGCGGCACCGTCAATCCCCGTTCGATGCGGCGCCTCGCCCGGTTCGGACAGGGGTGGATCCCGTGGGGCCCCGACGCCGCCGATCTCCCTACCGGCATCGAGAAGATGCGGGCCGCCGTGGCCGCCGAGGGTCGCGATCCCGACGACATCGAGGTCGTCGCCAACCTGCCCATCGCGACCGACGATGCGGGTGTTCCCGATTTTGCCGGCTCGATGGCCGGTGTCGGCGATCTCGCCGCGGCTGGAGTCACCGACTTCCGGGCGATGCTGCGCCTCGCGCCCGATGCGGCCGACGCCGAGGAACGAATCGCGGAGATGGTGGCGGCGTTCCGAGCCGCCACCTGA
- a CDS encoding DinB family protein, translating to MSNHPVPDTPVPDTPVPDEKDWTWVLHTPCAECGFWASSVDPVGVGAMIRENTEQWLEVLRSADVRTRPAPAVWSPLEYACHVRDVHVLYLARLEMMLTEVDPHYPNWDQDETAITQRYHEADPAVVAEELLAASTALADRFDQVQGDEWDRTGVRSDGAEFTIASFATYLIHDPIHHLHDAGVGAE from the coding sequence ATGAGCAACCACCCAGTTCCCGACACGCCGGTTCCTGACACACCGGTACCTGATGAGAAGGACTGGACCTGGGTCCTCCACACTCCCTGCGCCGAATGCGGGTTTTGGGCCTCCTCGGTCGATCCCGTCGGCGTGGGTGCGATGATCCGGGAGAACACCGAACAGTGGCTCGAGGTCCTGCGGTCGGCCGACGTGCGGACGCGCCCGGCACCGGCGGTGTGGTCGCCGCTCGAATATGCCTGCCACGTGCGTGACGTCCACGTGCTCTACCTGGCCCGGCTCGAGATGATGCTCACCGAGGTCGACCCGCACTATCCGAACTGGGACCAGGACGAGACCGCGATCACGCAGCGCTATCACGAGGCCGACCCGGCGGTGGTCGCCGAGGAACTACTCGCGGCGTCGACTGCGCTGGCCGATCGCTTCGATCAGGTGCAAGGCGACGAGTGGGACCGCACCGGAGTACGCAGCGACGGCGCCGAGTTCACGATCGCGAGTTTCGCCACGTACCTCATCCACGATCCCATCCACCACCTGCACGATGCGGGGGTGGGCGCCGAGTAG